The following coding sequences are from one Selenomonas sputigena ATCC 35185 window:
- the cobT gene encoding nicotinate-nucleotide--dimethylbenzimidazole phosphoribosyltransferase: MNQTAAPLRGDLCRTDDAILVYDTIRAIEPPDDRADEHLQCALQEKLPQGVGLGALAALLDRYMCATKSTWEHLEKPKKCTLICCADHGVAEMQVSAYPPETTAQMTANYLLAKGAVANALANFARSNLHVADLGIKAPLPPLPSLIDRKIAHGTKNSAKGAAMTREEALRSLAVGIRLAEDFTAEGCRCFLPGEMGISNTTASAAIAACLCRLTPEQATGRGTNISDERLKKKIEVVRQSLAVNRPDASDGIDVLQKVGGFELGCIAGLILGAARRRAVVILDGFNTGAAALIAEALAPAVTGYLLPSHLAAEPAHAAILKKLGLTPYMDMRFRLGEATGSSIVADFLDAAIEAAKSLFAEDAAASDGKGAHAWKQKTAADAAQAEDAQDEMKAMSYRFLSKSMSDDADDAPDDLALPSFPALDTLAMAACQKRIDSLAKPIYSLGRLEELAVRLAGVTGEARPPLGARRALLIFAAKEPSARQKRLISAFAAHAEAPVTLALLNQDSKPAEAFAFGQKIARELAADGSLLGLALAAETDEMAREKAARYDETFRSAKEDATLLGLLQNLPPALQREAAALLGALCAAAESCCLVLLDDPATESVAHLAETLAPTLKPYLLHVQSDYLALALPASCGVAASLGMRLVDAALHMENDMKTFAETAVAVAADGPGKGRQS; the protein is encoded by the coding sequence ATGAACCAAACTGCCGCCCCCCTAAGAGGCGATCTGTGCCGGACGGACGACGCCATCCTCGTGTATGATACCATTCGCGCCATCGAGCCGCCCGACGATAGAGCAGACGAGCATCTGCAGTGCGCCCTGCAGGAAAAGCTGCCGCAAGGCGTCGGTCTCGGCGCACTCGCCGCCCTCCTCGACCGTTATATGTGCGCGACGAAGAGTACATGGGAGCATCTCGAAAAGCCGAAGAAATGCACGCTGATCTGCTGCGCCGATCACGGCGTCGCCGAAATGCAGGTCAGCGCCTATCCGCCCGAGACGACGGCGCAGATGACGGCGAACTACCTGCTCGCCAAGGGCGCGGTCGCCAATGCGCTCGCAAACTTCGCCCGAAGCAACCTTCATGTCGCCGACCTTGGCATCAAGGCGCCTTTGCCGCCCTTACCTTCGCTCATCGACCGCAAGATCGCGCACGGCACGAAGAACTCCGCCAAAGGAGCCGCCATGACGCGCGAGGAAGCGCTCCGCTCGCTCGCCGTCGGCATCCGCCTCGCCGAAGACTTCACCGCCGAAGGCTGCCGCTGCTTCCTGCCGGGCGAAATGGGCATATCGAACACGACGGCGAGCGCAGCGATCGCCGCCTGCCTGTGCCGTCTTACGCCCGAGCAAGCGACGGGGCGCGGCACGAACATCTCCGACGAACGCCTGAAAAAGAAGATCGAGGTCGTGCGCCAAAGCCTCGCCGTCAACCGCCCCGACGCGAGCGACGGCATCGACGTGCTGCAGAAGGTCGGCGGCTTCGAGCTTGGCTGCATCGCAGGACTGATCCTCGGTGCGGCTAGAAGAAGAGCCGTCGTCATCCTCGACGGCTTCAACACGGGCGCGGCAGCCTTGATTGCCGAGGCGCTCGCACCCGCAGTCACGGGCTACCTTCTGCCCTCGCACCTCGCGGCAGAACCTGCGCACGCCGCCATTCTCAAGAAGCTCGGCCTCACACCTTATATGGACATGCGCTTTCGCCTCGGCGAAGCGACGGGATCGTCCATCGTCGCTGACTTCCTCGATGCCGCGATCGAAGCTGCAAAAAGCCTCTTCGCAGAGGATGCGGCGGCAAGCGACGGCAAGGGAGCGCACGCATGGAAGCAAAAAACTGCAGCGGATGCGGCGCAAGCGGAAGATGCGCAGGACGAGATGAAGGCGATGTCGTATCGCTTCCTGTCGAAAAGTATGTCCGATGACGCGGATGATGCGCCCGACGACCTCGCTCTTCCTTCGTTCCCCGCGCTCGACACTCTCGCCATGGCCGCCTGCCAAAAGCGCATCGACAGTCTCGCCAAGCCCATCTACAGTCTCGGACGGCTCGAAGAGCTGGCCGTGCGCCTCGCAGGCGTCACGGGCGAGGCGCGGCCGCCGCTCGGCGCGCGGCGAGCGCTGCTCATCTTCGCGGCAAAAGAACCTTCCGCGCGGCAGAAGCGGCTCATATCTGCCTTCGCCGCGCACGCCGAAGCGCCCGTGACGCTCGCGCTGCTCAACCAAGACAGCAAGCCTGCCGAAGCCTTCGCCTTCGGGCAGAAGATCGCGCGGGAGCTTGCCGCAGACGGTTCGCTCCTCGGGCTCGCGCTTGCCGCAGAGACGGATGAGATGGCACGCGAGAAGGCTGCACGCTATGACGAAACATTCCGCTCGGCAAAGGAGGACGCCACGCTCCTCGGCCTGCTGCAGAATCTTCCGCCCGCACTCCAAAGAGAAGCCGCCGCCCTCCTCGGCGCTCTCTGCGCCGCTGCCGAAAGCTGCTGCCTCGTCCTCCTCGACGATCCCGCGACGGAAAGCGTCGCGCACCTCGCCGAAACCCTCGCGCCCACGCTCAAGCCCTACCTCCTGCACGTTCAGTCCGACTATCTCGCGCTCGCCCTTCCTGCAAGCTGCGGCGTCGCGGCCTCGCTCGGTATGCGCCTCGTCGACGCCGCGCTCCACATGGAGAACGATATGAAGACCTTCGCCGAAACCGCCGTCGCCGTAGCTGCCGACGGTCCCGGAAAGGGACGGCAAAGCTGA
- a CDS encoding Tex family protein has product MKEENIGAAIARTLGIRAKQAEATIALLDEGNTVPFISRYRKEATGELDEEQVRSVESELSRLRNLVKRQQEIEKSIEEQGKLTPEIKEALDRALKMQELEDIYLPFKQKRRTRAGVAREKGLEPLALAILAQEEKSGTAEEYAAQFIDAEKGVETAEDALSGAMDIVAETVSEGAALRRKMRKELWQRAELVTALDEEAEDAQTFLMYQDYKEPLRTLPSHRILAINRGEKKGCLKVTLQCDHEKLAAEIFDGLAKGDSIFRELLKEAIEDGYKRLLFPAMERELRALLTENAEKQAIHVFGANLKQLLLEAPLAGHTVMGLDPGYRTGCKMAVVSPTGQVVDHGVLYLTMSEERRAEAAKKVLALIKKHGVTLISIGNGTASYETEEFTASLIRENKLPVHYLITNEAGASVYSASKLAKEELPEYDVTIRGAVSIARRVQDPLAELVKIDPQAIGVGQYQHDVNQKELAAALDAVVESAVNHVGVNLNTASAALLSHIAGVTKAIAKNIVDWRNENGIFASRRQLLKVPRLGPAAFTQCAGFLRIAGGKSPLDNTPVHPESYALAEKLLARLGFSLSDLSDKKALDTLGAKLRLADAEKLAEELAAGTPTMRDIIDALKKPGRDPREDLPAPLTRQAIVKLSDIKAGAVMRGTVRNITDFGVFVDIGIKTAGLIHISELSKKRVKHPLDVVSVGDIVNVMVIKVDEERGRIGLSLKQVPKEAAI; this is encoded by the coding sequence ATGAAAGAAGAAAACATCGGCGCGGCTATTGCGCGCACTTTGGGCATCCGGGCGAAGCAGGCGGAGGCGACGATCGCGCTCCTCGACGAGGGAAACACCGTGCCTTTCATCTCGCGCTACCGCAAGGAGGCGACGGGAGAGCTCGACGAAGAGCAGGTGCGCTCCGTCGAGAGCGAGCTTTCGCGCCTCAGAAATCTCGTGAAGCGCCAGCAGGAGATCGAAAAGAGCATCGAGGAGCAGGGAAAGCTCACGCCCGAGATCAAGGAAGCGCTCGACCGGGCGCTGAAGATGCAAGAGCTGGAGGACATCTACCTGCCCTTCAAGCAGAAGCGGCGCACGCGCGCGGGCGTCGCGCGGGAAAAGGGACTGGAGCCGCTGGCGCTCGCGATTCTCGCACAAGAAGAGAAAAGCGGCACGGCGGAAGAATACGCCGCGCAGTTCATCGATGCGGAAAAGGGCGTAGAGACGGCGGAGGACGCGCTCTCCGGCGCGATGGACATCGTCGCCGAGACCGTTTCCGAGGGCGCTGCGCTGCGCCGGAAGATGCGCAAGGAGCTTTGGCAGCGGGCAGAACTCGTGACTGCGCTCGACGAAGAGGCTGAGGACGCGCAGACCTTCCTCATGTATCAGGACTACAAGGAGCCGCTTCGCACGCTGCCCTCGCACCGCATTCTCGCCATCAACCGCGGCGAGAAGAAGGGCTGCCTCAAGGTCACGCTCCAATGCGACCACGAGAAGCTTGCGGCGGAAATCTTCGATGGGCTGGCGAAAGGCGATTCCATCTTTCGCGAATTGCTGAAGGAAGCAATCGAGGACGGCTATAAGCGTCTGCTCTTCCCCGCCATGGAGCGCGAGCTTCGCGCTCTTCTGACAGAAAACGCCGAAAAACAGGCGATCCATGTCTTCGGCGCAAACCTCAAGCAGCTCCTCTTGGAAGCGCCGCTCGCTGGCCACACGGTCATGGGACTCGATCCCGGCTACCGCACGGGCTGCAAGATGGCCGTCGTCAGTCCCACGGGGCAAGTCGTCGACCACGGTGTTCTCTACCTCACGATGAGCGAAGAGCGCCGTGCCGAAGCGGCAAAAAAGGTGCTCGCGCTCATCAAGAAGCACGGCGTGACACTCATCTCCATCGGCAACGGCACGGCTTCCTACGAAACGGAAGAATTCACGGCGAGCCTCATTCGCGAGAACAAATTGCCCGTTCACTACCTGATCACGAACGAAGCGGGCGCGTCCGTCTACTCAGCCTCGAAGCTCGCGAAGGAAGAGCTTCCCGAATACGACGTGACGATTCGCGGCGCCGTCTCCATCGCGCGGCGCGTGCAGGATCCCCTCGCCGAGCTCGTGAAGATCGACCCGCAGGCCATCGGCGTCGGCCAGTACCAGCACGATGTGAACCAAAAGGAGCTTGCCGCCGCACTCGACGCCGTCGTGGAATCTGCCGTCAACCATGTCGGCGTGAACCTCAACACGGCTTCGGCGGCTCTTCTCTCGCACATCGCGGGCGTCACGAAGGCGATTGCGAAGAATATCGTCGACTGGCGCAACGAAAACGGCATCTTCGCCAGCCGCCGCCAGCTCCTCAAGGTGCCGCGCCTTGGCCCTGCCGCCTTCACGCAGTGCGCGGGCTTTTTGCGCATCGCAGGCGGCAAAAGCCCCCTCGACAACACGCCCGTCCATCCTGAATCCTACGCGCTCGCCGAAAAGCTGCTCGCACGGCTCGGCTTCTCGCTTTCCGACCTCAGCGACAAGAAAGCTCTCGACACGCTCGGCGCAAAGCTCCGTCTCGCCGATGCCGAAAAGCTTGCCGAGGAGCTTGCCGCAGGCACTCCGACCATGCGCGACATCATCGACGCGCTCAAGAAGCCGGGGCGCGACCCGCGCGAGGACTTGCCCGCACCCCTGACACGCCAGGCCATCGTCAAGCTCTCCGACATCAAGGCAGGCGCCGTCATGCGCGGCACGGTGCGCAACATCACGGACTTCGGCGTATTCGTCGACATCGGCATCAAGACGGCGGGACTCATCCACATCTCAGAACTCAGCAAGAAGCGCGTCAAGCATCCGCTCGACGTCGTATCCGTCGGCGACATCGTAAACGTCATGGTCATCAAGGTCGACGAAGAGCGCGGGCGCATCGGCCTCTCCTTGAAGCAGGTGCCGAAGGAGGCAGCGATATGA
- a CDS encoding type II toxin-antitoxin system RelE family toxin has translation MYRLITTKKFDKTLQKLDSGTRNRIIQWMKSNLVDCENPRIYGKALTGNLGKYWRYRVADFRLIAEIRDNELIVIAVEIGHRSKIYK, from the coding sequence GTGTATAGACTGATAACGACCAAGAAGTTTGACAAGACGCTTCAAAAACTGGACAGCGGCACGCGCAATCGCATAATCCAGTGGATGAAAAGCAATCTGGTCGATTGCGAAAATCCTCGCATCTACGGGAAGGCTCTCACTGGAAACCTCGGAAAGTATTGGAGGTATCGCGTCGCGGACTTCCGATTGATTGCAGAAATCCGTGACAACGAGCTGATCGTCATCGCAGTCGAAATCGGTCATAGAAGCAAGATATACAAGTGA
- a CDS encoding DUF6290 family protein, with amino-acid sequence MGKVLNLHFTDGELKALEAISPLYAAGLSSATLKNLIYDRLEDEYDMEIIREYEKDLKNGTLETTPFSEVLEGLKSV; translated from the coding sequence ATGGGTAAAGTTTTGAACCTGCATTTTACCGACGGAGAACTAAAAGCTCTCGAAGCCATCTCCCCGCTCTATGCGGCAGGGCTGTCATCGGCAACATTGAAAAATCTCATATATGATAGGCTAGAAGATGAGTATGACATGGAAATCATACGCGAGTATGAAAAGGATCTCAAAAACGGCACGCTTGAGACGACGCCTTTCAGCGAAGTCTTAGAGGGGCTGAAAAGTGTATAG
- a CDS encoding indolepyruvate ferredoxin oxidoreductase subunit alpha, translated as MEKIRLAAARCIKGRLQPPCRACEDVCPAGAFRWGVPHPDLCIECGLCTAVCPAAAVETRLDYAAKLTAVVAADASSVRLACAKSAPDSMLPCLGFLTRGILWAIASQKEVQLDIGSCRACLPAVHAHLAREAAAVDVVLAAAGRAPLRLLDAEPAAREYSRRDFFRRFRDVAKEKFGQGDAAGGAGESAAAGAHDVGPADRMACGAVAGERAGAASAEADRELPPDAAGMGQDSMHPALTAFSAPAWAFAHGAQPAAVHADLALYSGCNACGFCVRLCPHGALAAEIEGEDFVLAFTPQLCTACGLCTARCPKSALRLAASPTAKRWRIPLPRCESCGAPFRPIGASKVCRACMEK; from the coding sequence TTGGAAAAGATCCGCTTGGCGGCGGCAAGGTGCATCAAGGGGCGCCTGCAGCCGCCGTGCCGCGCGTGCGAGGATGTCTGTCCTGCGGGCGCGTTTCGCTGGGGCGTGCCGCATCCCGATCTCTGTATCGAATGCGGCCTCTGCACGGCCGTCTGTCCGGCTGCCGCCGTCGAAACGCGGCTTGACTATGCGGCGAAGCTGACGGCTGTCGTGGCTGCTGATGCGTCAAGCGTGCGCCTCGCATGCGCGAAAAGCGCGCCGGATTCCATGCTTCCGTGCCTTGGCTTTCTCACGCGCGGCATCCTCTGGGCAATCGCCTCGCAGAAGGAAGTGCAGCTCGACATCGGTTCTTGCCGCGCCTGTCTGCCTGCCGTCCACGCGCACCTCGCACGCGAGGCTGCCGCCGTCGATGTGGTTCTCGCGGCGGCGGGGCGAGCGCCGCTTCGCTTGCTCGATGCTGAGCCTGCCGCACGCGAGTACAGCCGCCGCGATTTCTTTCGCCGCTTTCGCGATGTGGCGAAGGAGAAGTTCGGGCAGGGAGATGCGGCAGGCGGTGCGGGGGAGAGTGCGGCGGCAGGGGCGCACGACGTTGGGCCTGCCGATCGTATGGCGTGCGGTGCTGTCGCTGGGGAGCGTGCGGGCGCGGCATCGGCAGAGGCGGATAGGGAGTTGCCGCCGGACGCAGCGGGAATGGGGCAAGACTCCATGCACCCTGCACTCACTGCGTTCTCCGCTCCCGCCTGGGCATTCGCTCATGGCGCTCAACCCGCCGCCGTGCATGCCGACCTCGCGCTCTACAGCGGCTGCAATGCCTGCGGCTTCTGCGTGCGCCTGTGTCCGCACGGGGCGCTCGCGGCGGAAATCGAGGGCGAGGACTTTGTGCTCGCCTTCACGCCGCAGCTCTGCACCGCCTGTGGACTCTGCACCGCACGCTGCCCGAAGAGCGCCCTGCGCCTCGCCGCCTCTCCCACTGCCAAGCGCTGGCGCATCCCGCTGCCGCGCTGCGAATCCTGCGGCGCTCCGTTTCGGCCGATCGGCGCGAGCAAGGTCTGCCGCGCGTGCATGGAGAAGTGA
- a CDS encoding glycosyltransferase family 9 protein: MDLSRARILIIRLSAIGDVLHATPVARALRRALPAAHIAWLASPPADELLTACPEIDELLVWDRRSFDRAVAHGRFLEAFRLLGKARALLVPRRFDIALDVQDLLLTGILARLSGAPRRIGVRERHEGAGFFMTEKAPKMAEPHKVRRYLASLAPLGIAHEDTRIALQLPVALTGFAAPFFAARSIAPDRPIVLVSLCTTWQSKEWPPERFCAALAALPEDVQIVFLGSGADRPVIDEAMKTLEVSWRGKAVSVAGETSLLETAALMKEATLLLCPDTGPLHIAAAVGLPTLSLWGPTRPTIYGPLHGRNFFIESPYPCAPCCKTRCPSGTNACMKAIEVQDVAKRLDEVLEMMQRDDV, from the coding sequence GAGCGCCATCGGCGACGTGCTTCATGCGACGCCCGTCGCGCGTGCGCTTCGCCGTGCGCTGCCGGCAGCGCATATCGCGTGGCTCGCTAGCCCCCCCGCCGACGAACTTCTCACCGCATGCCCCGAAATCGACGAGCTGCTCGTATGGGACAGGCGGAGCTTCGACCGCGCCGTGGCGCATGGACGCTTTCTGGAGGCCTTTCGCCTGCTCGGCAAGGCGCGTGCGCTTCTCGTGCCGCGCCGCTTTGACATCGCGCTCGACGTGCAGGATCTCCTCTTGACGGGCATTCTCGCGCGTCTTTCGGGTGCGCCGCGCCGCATCGGCGTGCGAGAGCGCCACGAGGGCGCGGGCTTCTTCATGACGGAGAAGGCACCGAAGATGGCGGAGCCGCACAAGGTGCGCCGCTACCTCGCTTCCCTTGCGCCGCTCGGCATCGCACATGAGGACACGCGCATCGCGCTGCAGCTTCCCGTTGCGCTCACGGGCTTTGCCGCGCCCTTTTTCGCCGCACGCTCCATCGCGCCCGATCGCCCGATCGTGCTCGTGAGCCTTTGCACGACGTGGCAGAGCAAGGAATGGCCGCCCGAGCGCTTCTGCGCCGCGCTCGCTGCTCTTCCGGAAGATGTGCAGATCGTCTTTTTGGGAAGCGGCGCCGATCGTCCCGTCATTGATGAAGCGATGAAGACGCTCGAAGTATCATGGCGCGGCAAAGCCGTCTCCGTCGCAGGCGAGACGAGCCTCCTTGAGACGGCGGCGCTGATGAAGGAAGCGACGCTCCTCCTGTGCCCCGACACCGGCCCCCTGCACATCGCCGCCGCCGTCGGCCTGCCGACGCTGAGCCTCTGGGGACCGACGCGTCCGACGATCTACGGCCCTCTGCACGGACGCAACTTCTTCATCGAGTCGCCGTACCCGTGCGCCCCCTGCTGCAAGACGCGTTGTCCCTCGGGCACGAACGCCTGCATGAAGGCGATCGAGGTGCAGGATGTGGCGAAAAGGCTCGACGAGGTGTTGGAGATGATGCAGCGGGATGATGTGTGA